CGGCGCAATGCCGGCCGGCTCAAGAAGCGAGCCACCAAGTGGAGTTTCAGCCACGGCGATGCATTGGAACTGGTCGCGCTTGCTGAGGGCTTCGAGAGTTGGCGCGAGCTGGAAGCCTCCGCGGAGCCCAGAGCGAAAACCCGGCGGCCTACTGGCCAGCCCGAGGACACCACTGGGCACATGCCATCCTCGGCTGAGGAGGCGCCTAAATGGCCGGCCGACCTCCACAAAGCAGCATCCCGTTCTGGGTCTGACGACTTTTCGCAAGTTGAGGCATTGACTGCCGAGATGCGCGGTCGTCGCCAACGTACGCCGCGCGAGACGAATGCGAACAGGGTTATGGCATCGCGGAATGACACGCTTGGACACCTCGCGCTTTCGTCAGCGACTCTCGCGTGCATGCTCAACCACATCCCGACCAAGATGTCCGAGCTGTATCTCTGCCCCGCCGCAGGCGGCACTCGGACGACACGCCACCGCCGGCTGAAGGAGCGCTTCGGTGAGCGATGACACCCATCCTGAGTTGCCCACGCCAAACTCGTCGTCCTTTGCGAGCGAGGAGGAGGAGGCCTACTTCCTTGGGCTTGACCCCATCATCGTGCTCGAGAAAGAGCGCGAGAGTCGTAGCCTCAAAGCTGTCCGGCGCGCTGCCAACGCACTCGAGCGCCTGTTGGTCGTAGCTGAAGCCTCGGATGACACGGACAACAATCTTGTTGCCGACTTCATCGCTCACATACGAGTTGGGGCGCCGTTCGAAGCAGAGTCCCTGTGCTGGCTCGACGACTCGCTGCGCGCTGACGTCATTGCTTGCCTTGAAGGTGCGGGCCTCGCGCACGGCGGCATCTTCCTTTATGTCAGCGACGGTCACAACCGCTCGCTTCTGCTTTGCGCGAAGCGCGGCTATGTTGATGAGGCCTTCGTAAGAGCCGAGGCGGTGGTGCCCGCGAAAGAGTTCTGGCTTTTCGACCCCTCTACCGGCATGCCCATCTTCTCGCCCCCGCGAAGCGAAGCCAGCAGCCAACACTCCGACTCAAAGGAAGAGGCCGTGAACACTGGGCTCTTGGCAACTGAAGGCTCGCATGCCTCCACCTACGAACGCCTTGACGAGCTCCTTCGCGCATGGCCACAGGCCGAGGATGCGCCGCACGGCGTCGGAGTACTTTCAGGAGGCGAGTACCGGGCCCTTGCGCTCGCCCGTGGCCACCACCGGCTGCTGCACGACCCAATTGGCGACTTCTTGATTCTTGACGACTGGTTGCAGCGCTGGGTGCTGCACCACCGCGGCCTCCTGCACATGGCCGGGTGGACAGTTGGCTGACGTTGGCAAGTTCACATCTGTTCGGCGCCCTGGCACGCGCTTGGTCAGTCCTATTCATCCAGAAACATCATGACCGCGAAATCGACTGAACCCACCCCCGCTGCGAACGAACGGATTAGGCCCGCCAGCGGCAGCGTGACGCCGGAATATTCGAAGCTCGTCCGGTTCGTGGCGGAACATGGCTTCCCCGATTTTGACGAGTTCTGGAAGCTAGTAGAGGACCTGCCCAAGCCCGCCATCTCCGCTGAGCAAGAGCGAGCCAGGGCCGTCCTGAAGGAGTTCTCAGATGCGCGTACTAGGACGCTAGAAGGCGCCATCGCAGCTTGGAGCATCGGCCTCTTGGGACCGAAGCCACCGCCGCTCACACAGGAGCAGAAGCTGAGGTTGCTTGCTCGAGCTGCGAAGTGGTTGCGCGACACCAGGCCAGATGAAGCCACATGAATGGGAAACGGGCGGCGTTTGCTAAACCGGTGTCGCGCAGGACTAGCGCGGTCGCGAGCGGCCTATGAAGAACAAGGCCGCTCGCGCCTACCCCGCAACAAGGAACGCGGTGATGGACGACTGGTGTTTGGACTTCGATGTCGACCTGTTCTTCAGTGGCCGACGTCCGCGCGGCTCCGCGAGCGGTAGTTTTGTCGCCCTTTCGAACTGGCCGGCAGCTACGTACTTCTAGACCATGGGGATAGCCTTGGCACGCTTGGAATATGTGACGCACACCTTCTTCAATGTGTATCTGTCGGAGGATGGCGTTCTTACTGAAGAGCGTCAGCACCGAGCACCAATTGATAAGCTGCCACAAATATTTTGGAGTGATGGTTTGGGTTGGGCCGAAGCCAATGTCTGGGCTTTAACCCGCGCAGCAGAGGGAATCAAACTGGACACTGTCAAGCGGAATATGAAGTATCTCCTCACTTACGCCAATTACCTGGAAGGGGCGGGTTTGGACTGGCGTGATTTTCCGCTGTTTAAAGAGGAACAGGCGATTCGGAAATACCGTGGAGAGTTGGTTCGCCGGCGCGATGGAAAGTCAATCGCACCAAAAACAGCGAGGAACAGTATGGCCTCCGCAATACAGTTTTATCGTTATGCCGACAAGCAAGGTCTTGTGAATACGACTGGCCCCATGTGGGACGACACCGTTGTGCAGATTCAACGTTGTGATATAGCAGGCTTCAAACGGTCGATTTCCCGCAATCGTTCGGAACTGTCGATTCCTTGCCGTAGCGTCATTGGTCAAACCCTTGAAGACGGCTTGTTGCCACTCACGAAGGGCAATCTTGCCACCTTGCTGAGTTACGTCAAAAAGCACGAATCTCAGGTCTTGCTTCATATGCTCACAGCGGGTGCGTTCTCAGGCGCTCGCATCGGCACGGTTACGACCATGACGGTCGACTGCTTGGATACCGATGCTGAGCATGGCGAAGTCTCAGGGCTCTACATGATTCCGGTCGGTCCGGGAACTGGTATTGCAACCAAGTTCGACGTTACGGGGCGAATTCCGTTTCCCGAAGCGGTTCTCGATGACCTACGGTATTACGCCAGTAGCACGGAACGCCTCCTTCGAGAGGCGAAGGCGGAGAAGAAACACAAGAGACTCCTCTTTCTCAACAAGAATGGCAAGCCGTACACGGTTGATGCAGTTAATCGGCTGGTCTGGGATATGCGACAGCGAGCGGTGAAGCATGGCTTGAAGTTCTGCCAGCGGTTGAGATTTCATCAAACGCGGGCCACATATGGCACTTGGCTTATGCGATTTCTTCTAGATAACGGTGCGGGGTCTGACGCGATTCGGATTGTCCGAGACGCGATGCTCCACCAGAGCGAGACGACAACGATGCGCTACGTGAAGTTTCTTGAAATGAATAAGTTCGGCGAGATATTCGCCGAGGAGTTCAATTCCACCTTTACGGGCATGAAGCGAGATTGGAATGCCGTCGAGGTCTAAACCGTTTATCCCGGACCTGAAATTCCCGGCCCTTCAGCACGGCCCTAAAGAGACGCCAGAGGACTTGGTAATCCTGCTCTATCAGGGTGGCGCGGCCGCGCGTTCAGACAAGGTGCATTCAGATATCGCATCTGGAAAATTTGGCCCGATTCAGGGGGAGCGCCTGCCGCTGGTGCGTCGCATTCACCAAGAAATTAACGCAGCGCTTGTGGGTGGAGGGAGTCAAGAAACGGCACGGGGGCAAGTGAGAATTATTCGTCAGCTCTTTGAGTTTGCAGACAAAGAGAATGCTAGGTTAACACTTGAGTCCATCGAGTCGGTCTACTTTTCCTATGCTGACCACCTAAAACGGCGAATTCTCTTGGGGGGCAAGGTTGCCAGAGGTGTGCCGAGGGGCGGCGAGAAGAAGTTGGGCCCACTTTCGGAACGCTCGGCGTATTACTATGCATCGGATGCCGCCATAGTGTTGGATAAGGTGTTGAATCGTCGAATTTCATTGCTGAAGCAAACGAAACTCAAACCACCCAAGCGACGCAAGTCTCCCATCGGACATGTCGCAGAGAAGCAAGTAAGTAGCGATACAAACCGCTTCGGGCACATGCTCCAGGACTTGTGTGATGGTTTGACCTTGAGAGTAGCGCAATACGCTGAGTTTCCCGTCACGATTGCGCTGCGGACCGATGGGCCGCTTTTTATCAAGAAGCCGTGCTACCTTGCAGAGGCGCCAGCTGCAGTCGGTACTGCGCTTGAAGGACGATATTCCCTTGCCAATCTTCGAATTGAAGCAGAACTGCTGATGTTTATTGCGCAAACCGGCATGAATTTTTCGCAGGCAATTGGCTTGGAGATTCAGCAGTTCTCATATTCGGCTCACAACGACGGATATCAAGTTCGTGATTACAAGGCTCGTAGGGGGGGAGAAGTGCTTTTCGAAATTTTCAGCGAGTACAAGTCGCATTTCGAACGGTATCTAGAATGGCGCAGGGCATTGTTCCCTACGTCCACACGAATCTTCCCGTTTGTGTGCATGGAAGGCGTTCGCACGCGAAAGGGCTTTACGGGTGCTCGCATTAGAGCCGTCACTCGCCGTCTTGGTCTCCCTTACCTGTCGCCACAGGCCCTCCGCGGTGTGCGGGTCAACTGGTTGTTGCGGATGTCGGCCAATGTTGAAAAGACGGCGGCGGTTGTGCAACACAGCGTGGCAACGATGCGGGGAACTTATGAGCGCCCTAGCTTTCATCGCTTAGTTGTGGAAAGCGCCAAGTTTTGGAAGAAGGCTGACCCGGTGATTGCAAGAACGGAGGCCGTAGCCCCGGGCGGCTGTAACGGTATGCCGGTCGCTGTACCGGATATCCCGCCTAGCGCGCCGGAGCCGGACTGCCTGAAGAAGGCGGGGTGTCTCTGGTGCGATAACCACCGTGACGTGGACTCTTTTGACTACGTGTGGGCGATGACTTCCTTCCTTCACTTGAAGCGCATTGAACTCAGCAACGCGCCGCGACCTCGAACCGAAAGCGAGAAGGAGGCACCTGCAAAGCTCGCCATAGAGCGACTTGAACGTCGCCTCACCTGGTTTGAGCAGTCGAACAATGCGCGCAAGGAATGGGTTGAAGAGGCCCGTGTCCGAATCCTTGAAGGCAGCTATCACAAGAGTTTCTCCACTGTGATTACTGAAATGCAAGGTGGCCGGACGTGACTGAAATTCAATTAATGAGCCTCGGGCCTAGTATGCTCCAAGTGGAGCCTAGCCATGTCTCCTATCGCCCCCCGCGTTGGCCCCCCCCGAAAGATTGGGTCGTCAGCACAGATGGGGAGGGTAACCCTCTTTCGCTCTGGGGGAGCCCAAGCTGGGACTTCGGCCATATGCTGGGGAGGAAGTTCATTCTCCATCTTGAAGGTGGCGGAAACGGAAATTCGGCACCTTTGCTCGGCGGCGAGAACCTCGAGTTATTTCGTATAACCATTGGGTGGATGATTTGGGGTGGCTATGACCTTTCATCCATGTCGCGCCTTAAAATCTACTTCGCCGTAGTTCGGAGAGTGTTTGTTCTTTGCGAGTCGGAGGGAATTGTCGCAAGTCGACTATCGCGGCACCCGAAGGTCATCGAAAAGTTGGTGAGTTTATTTAATGATGAGCCATCCCGAGAAGTACTCCTCGTTGCATTCAATAAGCTTCTTCCTCCGCACGGGTCTCCAGGCTTCACGGTCTTTGACGAGTCGGCACTCACGAAGTTGGTCTCAGTGTTTGCTGATAAGCCAGTTTTTGATGAGACAGAGCAAACCGCGTACATCCCGCCGCGAATTTGGGTCTATGCTACCGACCGGCTCCATGAATGCCTTTCGGAGTATTTGACGAATGCCGCCAATGTGAAGAAGTTTTTTGATTTCTGCGTCAAGGCATATGTTCATAATTTTGTGACATTCGAGGCTGCGGTGCAGGTTCGCAACGCGGGCGCAGCTCTGCCGTTTACAAAATACAATCGAAAAGCTCATGCAAAACGCCTCTTTGGCAAGGAGCCAAAGTACTTTGGTTCCGTTGAGGAAAACCTAAAGAAATTTGGTATTTTTGAATTGGTCAGCCGGTGGGTTAATCGGCCAGTGCGAGGCTTCGATATCCGCCAATTTTCGGCGTACCTCAGTCTGGTGCAGAGTGCCGCGTCAATGTACATACCCGCGTTCACTTTTCAGCGGAAAGAAGAGGTCGGCCCGCTCCGAGCTGACTGCCTCATTTGGGAACACGTCGAACTCATTGGTCGTATCCCGATTATTCGTGGAGAAACAACCAAAACGGACCCGGACAGCGATGCCCGCTGGCCTGCATCTCCGAGTGTGGAACTGGCGGTGCGCGCTGCAGGGCACATTGCAGGGCTGCAATTGAGCTGTGCCAAGCGCCATCCTATTGCTCGGTGTAGCGATGCTGACCTAATCAATCCGTTGCTCTTCCAAAGTGGCTTCGAACCCTGGTCCACCCAGCGGCCGGACCAACCATACTGGGTTGTCCCACCCGTTAATGACTTGAAGGGGACCCTCAGTCGGTTCCCTAGGCTTTTCGATGCTGAGGTGATGATGATTACCGCGGAAGACCTTAAGAGCGCACTTCGCTTCACGCCGAACCTCAACAAGAACAATGGTTTTGCCGTCGGCCAACCATGGCCCCTGCAATATCATCAGTTTCGTCGGACGGGCGCCATTAACATGCTTGGCAGCGGACTCGTATCAGATACCTCAGTGCAAGTGCTCATGAAGCACTCGCACGTTACGCAGACGATGTATTACGGGAAGAATTTTAGTCGGCTGAAATTCAACGAGGAGGTCCTGGGCGTTTGCACCGCTGCGAAGTATGAGGTCATGGGACGTCAGCTTCAGGCATTGGTGAAGGAGCAGTACATCTCACCGCTTGGCGAAGAGCGAAAAGACGAAATGCTTCGCTCTTTGCTCCCAGAGAAAGAGTTCAAGCAGCTTGTTGCAGCGGGCATGCGTGGTGAAATTACGTTCCGCGAAACCCGCTTGGGCGGCTGCACCAACAACAGTCACTGTAGCTATGGCGGCGTGGAAGGCGTTGCTGCCTGTGTGGGCGGCGAGAAGCAGAAGCCGTGCCGCGAAGCAATTTTCGACAAAGAGAAGCGAGTCTCCATCGCCGTGCAACTCAAGGATACCGAAGCCCAGAAGCGTGAAGCCAAAGCTGGTAGTCCTCGCGAAGCCTATCTGAAGGCGGAGGCCTTTGCGATGAATCGGTTCCTGAAACTCACTGCCTAACGGATTCGAAGCGCCAACTGAAAAATTTAGGAAGGTATTGAATCAAGCCATGACGTGCGATGTATCAATGGAAGCGGCGCCAAAGAAATCGGCTGAGGATAGTTTCCGCCAGGCGTTTGAACGCCTTAAATCCGATGAGCCCGTCGTGATGCCAAAGGGTGCGCCCGTTACGCAGAATAACGTGGCGCGCGAAGCGGGAAAGCGACCGCGGGATTTTCGAAAGGACCGATTCCCAAAGCTAATTCGGGAAATTCAGGCGTATATCGAAATTCACGAGGGCGCTGACGTGCGCGAGAAGCAGGAGCAAAAGTCTACCCGGCGGACCGAGCGTCTCAGCTTGAAGGAGAGCAATGCGTTGCTAAAGGTTCAACGCGATGAGGCGCAATCAAGGCTGGCAGGTGCTCATCGGCAGATATTGAAGTTGATTCAGGAAAAACTGCAACTTCAACGCCGTTTGGATGGAAATACTCCGCCCCCGACCCACCTGCCGTAGGTCGTCCAAGGTACCTCAGTACAGGTGAGCCGTGGGCTTGAGCTGAGGCAGTGAAACGTCGGCCGCACCAACGAACTAGAACGACGCAGGCATCCTTCCCAGGATGCCTGCAGTACGGTTTGATGCCCAACCACGGGGCTGTCTAAACGGCTAATCCGAGCCTTGAATCGTCATGCCGCCTTCGCAGACGTTCATCTGAACTTCGGCTCGAATGTCCATACCCCGCAGTTCCGGGGTGAATGTCCACACCCGCTTAGGAAGGGGAGAACAGGAAGTTCAGGACGTCGCCGTCCTTGACCACATATTCCTTGCCTTCGGCGCGCATCTTGCCCGCGTCCTTGGCACCGGACTCGCCCTTGAATTGGATGAAGTCCTCGAAGGCGATGGTCTGGGCGCGGATGAAGCCGCGCTCGAAGTCGGTGTGGATCACGCCGGCCGCCTGCGGGGCGGTGTCGCCGATATGGATGGTCCAGGCGCGCACTTCCTTGACGCCGGCGGTGAAGTAGGTCTGCAGGCCCAAGAGCTTGAAGCCGGCGCGGATCAGGCGGTTCAGGCCCGGCTCGTCCTGGCCCATCTCGGCCAGGAACAGCGCCCGGTCCTCGTCCTCCATCTCGGAGAGCTCGGCCTCGGTCTTGGCGCAGATCGCGACCACCGGGGCGTTCTGGCCGGCGGCGTAGTCCTTCAGACGGTCCAGGAAAGGGTTGTTCTCGAAGCCGTCCTCGGCCACGTTGCCGACGAACATCGCCGGCTTGGCGGTGATCAGGCACAGCGGCTTCAGGACCACCAGCTCTTCCTTGCT
This genomic stretch from Roseateles sp. DAIF2 harbors:
- a CDS encoding glyoxalase superfamily protein, which produces MALTRGRVEQLRRNAGRLKKRATKWSFSHGDALELVALAEGFESWRELEASAEPRAKTRRPTGQPEDTTGHMPSSAEEAPKWPADLHKAASRSGSDDFSQVEALTAEMRGRRQRTPRETNANRVMASRNDTLGHLALSSATLACMLNHIPTKMSELYLCPAAGGTRTTRHRRLKERFGER
- a CDS encoding site-specific integrase, whose product is MGIALARLEYVTHTFFNVYLSEDGVLTEERQHRAPIDKLPQIFWSDGLGWAEANVWALTRAAEGIKLDTVKRNMKYLLTYANYLEGAGLDWRDFPLFKEEQAIRKYRGELVRRRDGKSIAPKTARNSMASAIQFYRYADKQGLVNTTGPMWDDTVVQIQRCDIAGFKRSISRNRSELSIPCRSVIGQTLEDGLLPLTKGNLATLLSYVKKHESQVLLHMLTAGAFSGARIGTVTTMTVDCLDTDAEHGEVSGLYMIPVGPGTGIATKFDVTGRIPFPEAVLDDLRYYASSTERLLREAKAEKKHKRLLFLNKNGKPYTVDAVNRLVWDMRQRAVKHGLKFCQRLRFHQTRATYGTWLMRFLLDNGAGSDAIRIVRDAMLHQSETTTMRYVKFLEMNKFGEIFAEEFNSTFTGMKRDWNAVEV
- a CDS encoding site-specific integrase, with the protein product MVILLYQGGAAARSDKVHSDIASGKFGPIQGERLPLVRRIHQEINAALVGGGSQETARGQVRIIRQLFEFADKENARLTLESIESVYFSYADHLKRRILLGGKVARGVPRGGEKKLGPLSERSAYYYASDAAIVLDKVLNRRISLLKQTKLKPPKRRKSPIGHVAEKQVSSDTNRFGHMLQDLCDGLTLRVAQYAEFPVTIALRTDGPLFIKKPCYLAEAPAAVGTALEGRYSLANLRIEAELLMFIAQTGMNFSQAIGLEIQQFSYSAHNDGYQVRDYKARRGGEVLFEIFSEYKSHFERYLEWRRALFPTSTRIFPFVCMEGVRTRKGFTGARIRAVTRRLGLPYLSPQALRGVRVNWLLRMSANVEKTAAVVQHSVATMRGTYERPSFHRLVVESAKFWKKADPVIARTEAVAPGGCNGMPVAVPDIPPSAPEPDCLKKAGCLWCDNHRDVDSFDYVWAMTSFLHLKRIELSNAPRPRTESEKEAPAKLAIERLERRLTWFEQSNNARKEWVEEARVRILEGSYHKSFSTVITEMQGGRT